Proteins encoded within one genomic window of Papio anubis isolate 15944 chromosome X, Panubis1.0, whole genome shotgun sequence:
- the UXT gene encoding protein UXT: protein MATPPKRRAVEATGEKVLRYETFISDVLQRDLRKVLDHRDKVYEQLAKYLQLRNVIERLQEAKHSELYMQVDLGCNFFVDTVVPDTSRIYVALGYGFFLELTLAEALKFIDRKSSLLTELSNSLTKDSMNIKAHIHMLLEGLRELQGLQNFPEKPHH from the exons ATGGCGACGCCCCCTAAGCGGCGGGCGGTGGAGGCCACGGGGGAGAAAGTACTGCGCTACGAGACCTTCATCAGTGACGTGCTGCAGCGGGACTTGCG AAAGGTGCTGGACCATCGAGACAAGGTATATGAGCAGCTGGCCAAATACCTTCAACTGAGAAATGTCATTGAGCGACTCCAG GAAGCTAAGCACTCGGAGTTATATATGCAGGTGGATTTGGGCTGTAACTTCTTCGTTGACACAGTGGT CCCAGATACTTCACGCATCTATGTGGCCCTGGGATATGGTTTTTTCCTGGAGTTGACACTGGCAGAAGCTCTCAAGTTCATTGATCGTAAGAGTTCTCTCCTCACAGA gCTCAGCAACAGCCTCACCAAGGACTCCATGAATATCAAAGCCCATATCCACATGTTGCTAGAG GGGCTTAGAGAACTACAAGGCCTGCAGAATTTCCCAGAGAAGCCTCACCATTGA